In Sulfurisphaera javensis, a single genomic region encodes these proteins:
- the tsaA gene encoding tRNA (N6-threonylcarbamoyladenosine(37)-N6)-methyltransferase TrmO encodes MSVCFKYIGYIKRKDNSASRHEIVEVHVNKEYEDGLTGIEEFSHLILVYHLHLVNFDGRLLRERENRQIGIFATRSQHRPNPIGISVCELIKRENNILYVKGVNAYNGTPVLDIKPYDEWDRIEKIRVPSWHNAR; translated from the coding sequence ATGAGTGTTTGTTTTAAGTACATTGGTTATATAAAGAGAAAAGACAATTCAGCTTCAAGACATGAAATAGTTGAAGTACATGTTAACAAAGAATATGAAGATGGTCTTACTGGAATTGAAGAATTCTCTCATCTAATCTTGGTTTATCACCTTCATTTAGTTAACTTTGACGGTAGGCTTTTAAGAGAAAGAGAAAACAGACAAATAGGGATATTTGCGACTAGGTCTCAACATAGACCTAATCCTATAGGAATATCAGTTTGTGAATTAATAAAAAGGGAGAATAACATACTTTATGTTAAAGGAGTAAATGCATATAATGGCACACCAGTCTTAGATATTAAGCCTTATGATGAATGGGATAGAATAGAAAAAATAAGAGTACCTTCATGGCATAATGCTAGATAG
- a CDS encoding TrkA family potassium uptake protein, with amino-acid sequence MDRLRFWNKYVIRILEFIAAPYSVLRRIYVQLILLSIVVYIIALVFVYYQGLDWISAIYAAVNVITTVGLYAPNINQMPSQEKLFLTIMILFTVGLFASMAQSLISTILNRNTWIDARARWRGKLMKGHYVLIGNTESILSAVRRLEVLGNDYVVVTSSKKLYEELKSDKVIFGDPQDENNLIAAGIQNANSAIIAMDDDSQTLLITLKVQKLNPPLTIVTMVKDSSLIDVFKTAGADIVIPYEDFMGRIMASAAISKNFAGIVYPSAEGDYSIGIFKVQKSIKLNQLPQGVIPIAILHNGKLDPYFTQETEVKPGEILFVLGDPSKFKDVSKIVE; translated from the coding sequence GTGGACAGATTAAGATTTTGGAATAAGTATGTTATACGTATTCTTGAATTTATAGCAGCTCCGTATTCAGTTTTAAGGAGAATTTACGTTCAGTTAATATTACTTAGTATAGTAGTTTACATTATTGCCCTTGTATTTGTATATTATCAAGGCTTAGATTGGATTTCAGCAATTTATGCTGCTGTAAATGTGATCACTACTGTAGGGCTTTATGCTCCAAATATTAATCAAATGCCTTCGCAAGAAAAGCTTTTCCTAACTATTATGATACTTTTCACAGTAGGTTTATTTGCTAGCATGGCTCAATCTTTAATATCAACTATTTTAAACAGGAATACATGGATAGACGCAAGGGCAAGATGGAGAGGAAAATTAATGAAAGGGCATTATGTTCTCATAGGAAATACAGAAAGTATACTATCAGCAGTAAGAAGACTTGAAGTATTAGGAAATGACTATGTTGTAGTAACGAGTTCTAAAAAGCTTTATGAAGAGCTAAAGAGTGATAAAGTCATATTTGGTGACCCGCAAGATGAAAATAATCTTATAGCTGCTGGAATTCAGAATGCTAATTCAGCTATAATCGCTATGGATGATGACTCTCAGACGCTTTTAATTACATTAAAAGTACAAAAATTAAATCCACCATTAACAATAGTTACAATGGTTAAAGATTCTTCTCTAATTGACGTTTTTAAAACTGCTGGCGCCGATATTGTAATACCTTATGAGGATTTTATGGGAAGAATTATGGCGTCAGCTGCAATATCGAAGAACTTTGCTGGAATAGTGTACCCTTCTGCCGAGGGAGACTATTCAATTGGAATTTTTAAAGTTCAGAAAAGCATAAAACTAAATCAATTGCCTCAGGGTGTAATTCCAATAGCAATATTACATAACGGAAAACTCGATCCTTATTTTACACAAGAAACTGAAGTAAAGCCTGGAGAGATACTTTTTGTTCTAGGTGATCCATCAAAATTCAAAGATGTGAGTAAAATTGTTGAGTAA